The Brassica rapa cultivar Chiifu-401-42 chromosome A10, CAAS_Brap_v3.01, whole genome shotgun sequence genome segment TCTTCTTTGGTTTACCTTTGATCTTTCTGTTCCTTTTCACAGGAGAAAGGCTGATCTTCTGTGAACTAGCCACGCTCTTGAGCTTGTGAAACTGCGATGACTGACAAGTTTCATTTCCCTCGGTTTCACAGTTTAGAAGCTCCAGTTTCGAAACAAGTGCCTCGTGGTTACCCGAACTAAACGCATCTCTAGAAGTGAGAGATAAAACATCAGCAGGGACTTGCTCGTAGAATATAGTCTCGTGTTCATAGAAATCATCAACTATCTCAACTACGTTCCTACACGTCCCTCTAACCATATCTGTTACTTGTTCTTGTGTAACCCATTTAGGCAAACAGTTCCTAAGCTCTTCCACAATCTCCTCCTTACCACATGACCCTTGCAATGAAACCTTCTCATCACCCATCGTTAGATCTCCTCAAAAGAAGACAACGGTTCACACTTGTCCTGAAGCAATAGTATTCTCAAACTGTTCCTAACGTCACATGCAAATCAATCCTTTCTTCCTCTAGAATCCAGCAAAACTCTGCTTTATCAAAGATTGATCAATACTCTTCCTAAAACGGTAAAGCCTAAATCGTCACCGATGTTCTTCTGTTCAACACCGGTtcgtaaaataattaataaataaataaatcgaACCTTACAGTGGGAAAACTGAATCTCCGGCAAGAATCTTCCAATCGGTAGCAATCAGAAGATGCAAGGCATTGACCCGCCGATTATTAACTCACGAACGGGGGCGACCGGCGACGGCGTCGTGTCGAAGAGACCAAACCAATGCGCACGTTACGATTCGTGGGTTGTACTTCTGtcggaaaaaaaaagtaattaaatttaatttttaatatttacatattaataGATAATAGGTGAATTAGCTAAATAATCTTAAGTTTTGGAggttgttaaaaaaataagttttggGCTTTTTATCCAATTAGATAAATGgctacatattttatttttattaagatATGTGACtatggctccgaatggtaactgcggtttgaACGGTGCAGGACAAACGTTTTAATTGCGGTGtgattttaacagttataaaagtatagatatatcatatacatagagatttttgttatgGTTAACTGTGGTGCGGGATAGGAcggttcgtaacattcgaaACCTATATATGTTTTTGCAATATTAAACTAGATAAATGACTATAGTTATTTCACTAACTAGCACTTTACTActttagtttaatatttttacaaatagAAATACTATTTCCTTAATTTTATGAGAATTCGAAGCTTTTTATcgaatatgaatttttttttttttttgcatcatGTTAACGCACTTAATTTATATtgcaaccaaaaaaatattaaccgACATGACCAACACGACTGAATAGTGATTTCACATCTCTACGTGAAAATGACTACTAATGAATATATCAAATCACAGATTCGTATATTATCTATGTTTATCAATAGAAACAGTTTATACTTTttaattctttaaaatattACTCAATAATTTCCCTGAAGATCGTTTTTAAGATATCATCAACGTTCACATGTATATCAGAACATTTGTTATCGAAAACATTCTCAGGCGCAAGTGGAAGTTCAAATGGTGTATATTATATAGGGGATTTGCACTAGATAGCAAAAATATAGGAGATAATAAAATTGAAGAAGTAAATACGTGAGTTTACCAATTTGAGAAGCTAAAATCATAATTCACATTAATGGACAAAAAATGAAGCGATCACATGTTCATTCTCAACCAATGTCTCTTTCTGTTCATCAATACCACAAAAGAGAAACCACTTGCGCATAGAggataatgaaacaaaaaaataataaaatttgaagaaaaatcaaatttccATTTATGTTTGATTTTGCATGCGTTAAGAGAAAGATTCTTCAACTATAGTTTCTAACTTCGGCTTCTTAGATTTCGAAACCGAGATCCTATGCATAAACTCCGCCGCCGAAAACTCTTCTATGTCTTCCAAGTTCAGCTTTGATCCCGCTGATAGTGATATCATCTTGACGTCATCTTCTCCTCCGTCCGGCGATACCCTTCCATTGTGACAGCTTTTCACGGCTGTTCCAACACCAGAAGATTTAGGTCCGACTCGGCTGCGTTGTTGTTTCTTGGCTGCTGCGAATAATCTTGCCATATCCGAAGCGTTAGCTGCTGACGTGGCACGCGTCATAGGGAAAGCGATGTACACGTGGCAGCTTTTTATTTGAAGATCATCATCGGCGGCTAACGGGTTAAACTTCCGGCCGATTTTTAACGACTTGGCGTCTACGAGGAAGAAGCTTGGAATCTCCATCATTAGCTCTGCGGCTTTGGTCGGCTCGTGGATACGACGGACCTCACCGTCAGGGAGAATCACTCTCGCCGCCGGGGAAGACGACGTTTTGCTTAGAGCGGAAGAAACGTAGTTTCCCATAACGTGAAGGAAGGTGGAAGTTTATTATTTGAGAGAAAAGGAGAACTTAGTTGTAAACAAATGGAAAGGAAGTGTGTTAGGAGAAGATCCAAGAAGGCATGAGTGTTATATATACAAGAGAATGTTCGTGGAAGAATACTGTTAGAAAAGTATTTTTATAATGTGGTGGAGATAGACAGTTGTGCGTATACAGGTTGACATTATATGGTTGAATGCGCGTCTTtccattttattatttattcaaaatatatttccgTGTTTTCACTAGTCTATGGCCATCACATTCTTTGTTTCTTCGTATCACACTTGActctacaatttttttaatggaaGTTATAAGTTGTAAACGACCGAAACGAAGTTTCTAACTTATACCATGCGACCAAATATTTGTCAACGAAAGTTACAGACTTACAGGTTATGCAACCTTTTCTGTGTTTAGAAGTTAACTATCCAACTGTAATCTTTATATTCCCGTATGGATGGTTATCATCAATATTACATTATGACTATGTAAACTCTTACATAACATAATGAAGTATTTAGACGGAAAGCTATGTATTATAACTGCAGCAAAGATTTAACAAAGGTTTGAATCCATAATTGCAGCAACAATACTAGATATCTTGGCATAATGATAACTTCATAAACTAGATCTaacaaagattttaaaaatttgaatcaTACCACGTAATATGAGTAATATATAACCTGACTCTGGGAGTATGGAAGGAAAGGCGCAACGCAACATAATAGTATTATTACCTCCAGTTGTTATCTCACAAGTCACAAGTTTGAAATGATAAggtttatatacatataatatttttttttttttttttttgaattgaatgttaaattgaattcaaaaaaaaaaacctttttacaATACTAAGTGAGTCCTTTCTTATAAAAACTATActagaaaatcaaaaaaaaaaaaaaaaaactcatactACTACTCCAATCAACTACTCTTCCATCACTCAAAAGAACTTCTTCAATACctagccctcactcctactaggcacctagctctcactcctactaggACATTCCTCCTCCTTGAAAAACTTAcccagctctcactcctactgggcacctagctctcactcctactaggACAGCCAAGCTTATCTTGTTCCAAACCAAAACTGCAATCCTCCTTCATACTTCTTATCCCTCCCTTGAATGATATAAAGCTTATTCCTTACAGTTTTTTCAATGAGCTTAGTAAGAAGACAGTGAGAAGATCCTTGTTCCCCATGTCTCCTCCTATTTCTCTCCCTCCAAATATAATGCACTGAAGTTTGGAAAAGATAGCGAATGGTAAAGAGAAATAGCCTCCCCTGATTCTCATCCACTACAATCCTTTTAATTTCAGACCATCTCGCAGTGAAGCTATCCTTTAGCACTCCTCTTGCCAAATTTTCCCAAATAAGACTAGTAAAAGAGCACTGAAAGAACAAATGCTCAATGGACTCCAGCGGGTCTTGATAAAAGCTGCAGGAAGTGTTTACACCTATATCCCATTGAGCCATCCTACTCCCTGTGGAAAGTCTGTCTCGCATTGCTACCCAGAGAATGAAAGAATATTTAGGGGTATAGTATTTAAACCATATCGCCTTATACCAGTCACAATGTTGGTGCTTCTCACGTACTACTTGCCAAGTCTCACTGGTTTTAAACTCTTTCTTATAAATATCCTTCTCATTCCTCCAAAACGATATATCCTTCTCTTCAAGATATAGTTTCTCCTTGATCTTCTCGA includes the following:
- the LOC103833162 gene encoding uncharacterized protein LOC103833162 — protein: MGNYVSSALSKTSSSPAARVILPDGEVRRIHEPTKAAELMMEIPSFFLVDAKSLKIGRKFNPLAADDDLQIKSCHVYIAFPMTRATSAANASDMARLFAAAKKQQRSRVGPKSSGVGTAVKSCHNGRVSPDGGEDDVKMISLSAGSKLNLEDIEEFSAAEFMHRISVSKSKKPKLETIVEESFS
- the LOC103833164 gene encoding DNA ligase 6, encoding MGDEKVSLQGSCGKEEIVEELRNCLPKWVTQEQVTDMVRGTCRNVVEIVDDFYEHETIFYEQVPADVLSLTSRDAFSSGNHEALVSKLELLNCETEGNETCQSSQFHKLKSVASSQKISLSPVKRNRKIKGKPKKKGKAVSKFESAGPKQASITKFFNKVPSDDTKA